ACGGCAACATCTTGAGATCTATTTTGACTATTTTCAAACCCTAAAAGGTCAAGTCCCCAAGGCGATCGCCACCTATAAAGCCGCCTGCGACAATTCCCAAGGCTCTGCTTGCTCAGCCCGTGAACATTACGACTACATGATCCACGACATTACCAGTCGCCTACGCAAAACATGGGAGTACTGGCAACAGAAAATGCAGGCAATCATTCCCCATTACTGCGATGTCGAAGTCACCGATGGCATTGACCACATGATCTATTGCGGTGCAGCTATTAACCCCAGCTTTTCCCCCTTTCATCTCCATGCCCTACGCTACGAACAGATCCGCGCCGTGTGTGACTGTGCCCGCACCTGCCTCCAGCTAAAAAATGACTACGACACCACTATCGAAGTAACTCATTTGGTGCTCATCCAAGACATTACTATCGACATTTACCACGACGAACAAACCGAAAAAAGCTTCGATGTGCGCGGCAGCAAAGATACCCGCTACGAAATCGTAAAAAAACGCATCGACAAAGGCCGCGATCTCAATACAAAAAGCCGCATTACCCAGCCCGGTATGTTGACAATTGTGTATTCCACCGACGACGAATGGGATCAATATCGGCAATATGTCCATTATTTACAGCGGGAGAAATGGCTAGACACAGAAGTTGAATCCGGTACAGTCGAACCATTACAAGGAGTGACCGGATTGAAATATGCACGAATGCGAATTCTGCCAGACTTGCCAGAAGCGAAGATTACCACCTAGGCAAAAATGTTCACTAAAAATTGATCAATGGTAGGGAATCAAGGATAATCAGGTTGATTCCCGTGTCAGAATGCCAAATCTTCGGCGATATCCCAAAGGATCACAGCATTTTTCAATGAGCACTCACCCCTCAATTGTCGAGCAATTACTTGCCGCAGTACCCAACGGGCAACCACAACTTTACTTTAAGTCCTCTCTGACGGCCCTATCCCACGCCATGGAGGATCAGGTGCTGGCCGGATCTGGCTCGCCACTGGTCATTGCAAGTTTTCAGCAAGAGCGCTATTACCGTCAAGAGGCTAACCGTTATCGTCGTATTGCGGCCATCTCTGATCAGGTGTATGTGTTTGCTGCGCCGGAGACAGAATTTAAAAATGCTTCTAAGGAATTTGAGATGGTGGCCTTCGAGCCGGAGGATAGCCTCAGTAATGAATGGCATCTCATTGTGATTGGGGAAAATTTTGCCAGTTGTCTTGTGTGTCGGGAAAAAGTCGTCACTCCCGGCAGCAATGAAAGTTTTGCGGCGGACAATTCACGACGGTTTGAAGGTCTATGGACAGAAGATCGTCGCATTACGGAAAAGGCCGCTGATATTTTATTGGATCGTGTGTTGGTCTATCGTCCTGAACTGGCGGAAAAAATCAAAATGGCAAAGGACACCTATTTTTCAGGGGTTCCGGCAGACATTATTGAGCAGGCTCCCCATTCTACTGCTGATCCGTTTGTGCAACGGCTGATTAATTATTTGCAGGCGAGTCAGTACAAAATCATCAAAGCTAATCGTTCTCTCTCTAATAAGGAGCAAAAGGAACGACTGATTAATACTGTGACCGCAGCAATTCGGCGATCGCTGGATACGGAAGATATTTTACAAGTAGCAGTCGAGAGTCTGGGGGAAGGTCTGGGGGTTTGTCGCTGTATTATTTACCGCTGTGAGGAAAATTCTGAAACGGCAACCATTGGCCACGAATTCCTCACGGGTGAGCAAATTTCTGTTAAAAGCCAAAGTTGGCCGCTAAAAAATAATCCCCTCTTTCAAGAAGTTGTGGCCCTTGGTGAGCCGCTAGGGGTCGATCAAACTGCGAATGATCCCTATTTTGTTAAAGGTGAAATTCAGCAGTTGGCACAGAACTGTTCCATTGTGTCGTGGCTCCTTGTGCCGATTTTGTATCAGGGTCGCTTGCTA
This window of the [Limnothrix rosea] IAM M-220 genome carries:
- a CDS encoding DICT sensory domain-containing protein, giving the protein MSTHPSIVEQLLAAVPNGQPQLYFKSSLTALSHAMEDQVLAGSGSPLVIASFQQERYYRQEANRYRRIAAISDQVYVFAAPETEFKNASKEFEMVAFEPEDSLSNEWHLIVIGENFASCLVCREKVVTPGSNESFAADNSRRFEGLWTEDRRITEKAADILLDRVLVYRPELAEKIKMAKDTYFSGVPADIIEQAPHSTADPFVQRLINYLQASQYKIIKANRSLSNKEQKERLINTVTAAIRRSLDTEDILQVAVESLGEGLGVCRCIIYRCEENSETATIGHEFLTGEQISVKSQSWPLKNNPLFQEVVALGEPLGVDQTANDPYFVKGEIQQLAQNCSIVSWLLVPILYQGRLLGMIELHHCDAESIHWRPEDVALVGAIAVQVGVALIQAEAYNNLEEVNEQLEALDRTRSNLVAITGHELRTPLSTIQVCLESLATEPDMPDELRQVMLETALQDAERLRTLVQDFLTLSKLESGRVEWTEEPLLLRECVELAMSHMRARRLQSGGRALPNLINNVSADLPLVQADGEWLVEVIAKLLDNACKFTEESGTVEINVTAADPDQLTLSIADDGRGIEPKRLETIFNLFYQEEGALRRSAGGTGMGLAICRQIVTGWNGAIWAESEGKDTGSQFSFTIPVFDLESLPPKVERTSLVLQPRARRQNRRRRSTRAK